Sequence from the Candidatus Zixiibacteriota bacterium genome:
CTATGTTCACCGAAAAAAGAAACGACGGTAAACAGGATCGCCAGCCCAAGAAAAAGCTGGGCCAGAGCATGAGAAAAGGGACAGGAGAAGAAATATCCGATCAGACTATAGAATGCAAGAGATGCCGATTTGAGCAGAATTCGGTCATTCATCCGAAAAGATCACTTTCGACCAGTTCGACCAGAAGATGGATCAGAAAAATCTGCTCCTCCTGAATTCGCTGGACCGAATGATGAGGGATGACCAGCTTTTTATCCACCAGCGCGGCCAGTTTGCCGCCGGTATGACCCAGAAGGGCAACCGTGATAAGCCCCATTTCACGGGCTGTTTCGGCGGCATGCAGAAGGTTGGCGGAATTGCCTGAGGTGGAAATCAGAAAAAGCATATCCCCTTTATGCGCCAGCCCCTGAATCTGGCGAACAAAGACATTTTCAAATCCGAAATCATTGGCGGCAGCGGTGACAATGGCAGAATCAGCCGTGAGAGCAATTGCAGGAAGGGATTGGCGGTTTCTTTGAGCGGTCAGCCGGACAATCATCTCCGCGGCCATATGGGAACTATCGGCGGCGGAACCGCCGTTGCCGCATATCAGAATTTTACCGCCGCTTCCTATGACCGCCGAGATCGTTTCGGCCAGGTCAACCAGCGGCCCGGATAATGCCTCGGCCACCTTACGGCGCAACTGTGCGGAATCCTCCGCCTCCCTGAGAATCAGCTCGATTCTTTCCTCTCTGTTCATATCCCCACTCTTTCCTGAGTATGCACGGCAGCGGTGAATTCGCGAAGAAGCGCAGAGTCATTATCTTTCTCGAATTGATTCCCAACCACTACAAAAGATGCTCCCGCTATGATCTTGCTTTCGGCTTCTTCGGGTCGTTTTATCCCACCGCCAACCATTATGGGAATCGTAACGTATTCCGCAACAGCCGCAATCATATCAGCCGGCACCGATTCAACCGTCCCGGAACCGGCCTCCATAAAAACCAATTTCATTCCGAAATATTGTGCCGCCAGAGCATGGGCGCAGGCGATATCGGCTTTATCCGAGGGAATCGGAAAGGTTTGCGAGATATGTTGTACCGATGTATATCTCCCGGATTCAATCAGCATATAGCCGGTCGGTATCGGCTCTAGGCCGTACTCTTTTATAATCGGTGCTCCCTTGACCTGCTCATCAATAAGATATTGCGGATTACGGCCGGAAATGAGCGAAGTAAAAAGAATGGCATCGGCATCAGGGGCAATCTGGCTGTGCGAACCGGGGAAAATTATCACCGGAATACTGCTATGAACTTTAATCTCCCGGACAATCTTATGGAAATTGGTACAGAGCATAAAACTGGTGCCGACCAGAAGAGCATCAACTTCGCAATCCCCCGCCGCTTCGGTCAGAGTGATAATATCTTTTTCGGCAATCCGGTCGGGATCAAGGAGAAGAAAGAAGCCCGCCCCTCTTTCGGCTCTGACTTTCATAAGTCCTTCAAAAACCGATTTCATTTATTTCTTCTCCATCTCCTGCCGCAATTTTTCCTCCACCGCTTTGAATATCAGATCAGCGGTGATATCCAATGGAATCGTCCCCTGCGCGAAAGTTTCTTTGCCGCCGCCGCGACCGCCAAATTGTTTCAAAATATCGCGGGAGATATTTCCGATATGTACTTTCACCCCATTGCCGGCGGAGGACATATAAGTTTTTTTGTCTTCAATAATGCCGATGGCGACGCTTATTATCGGAGTATCGGCCCCTTTGCCGCTGTCGATCCATCCGGCCATCTCATCCTGCTCGACCCGGCCGAAATCATGGTATCGGAAAGTCACGTTGCCGATTTTGATTTCCTGTCCCACGGAAGCCGCCCCACCGGCGAATTTCTCGACCTTAAGTTTCTTATTCTCTTTCTGAAGCTCGAGAAGCTTTTCATTACTATCCTTTATTGCGTCAACGAGCTCCTCTATCGGGCGGTTTACTATACGGCCAATCTCGATAAGAGACCTCTTCTGCTCGCTGATTTTCTGCAGGGCCAGCCGTCCGGTGACCGCCTCGATACGCCTGATGCCCGAGGCGATGCCGGTCTCAAGCGTGATCATAAACGGCCCGATCTGAGAGACTATATCGACATGGGTTCCGCCGCAAAGCTCGCGCGAGAAATCGTCGACCGAGACAACCCGTACCCGACTTCCGTATTTCTCTCCAAAGATAGCCATGGCGCCCGATTTTTTGGCTTTCTCGAGATCATCCTCAACAGTCAGCACCGGGGAACCGGTAAGTACTTTTTCATTGACGATCTTTTCGACTTCGCCGATCTCGTCAGCGGTCATGGGTTTGAAATGGGAGAAATCGAAACGGAGTTTATCCGGGCCGACATATGAGCCGGACTGATGCACATGGTCGCCCAGCACCTGGCGCAGGGCGGCATGAAGAAGATGGGTGGCGGTATGATTCCGCATGATATCCCACCGGCGAACCGAGTCAATCGACATTTCGGCGGCGATATTTCTTAACTGGGAGATTTTATTGTACCCTTTTTCGAAAACATCGCAGACATGCACGGCCGCATCATTGAACTTGAGCAGATAGGCCACTTTTGCCTTGAATCGCTCGGTTTTGATCATCCCCTGATCGCTCACCTGCCCGCCCGCCTCGATATAGAACGGAGTCTTGTCGGGAATAACGGCCAGCCGGTTGACAGTCTGGCCGGGGACCTCGACCGCCTCAATGATCTTCCCGGTCACGGCGAGACTTTCCCTTTCAAACTCGGTACGGCCGTTGAGGGCCGTTTCGTTTTTCTGGAGGATGTCCATCAGTGCCTGAATTTCCTGTCCTTTGGTGTCATCAAACTGAGAGGCGGTTCGCGATTTTTCCTGCTGCTCGGACATTGCATTTTCGAATCCGGTCATATCCAGAGTCAATCCATTTTCTTCGGCCATAACGGCGGTCAAATCGACCGGAAAACCATAAGTATCATACAACTTGAATATCTCGTCACCGGGAATCATCCGGCCGCCGGCGGATTTCAATTTCCCGACGATATCATCAAATAATTCCAGACCGTTATCGAGCGTCCGCCCGAATGATTCCTCCTCCGAGCGAATAACATTTTCGATATGCTCCTGCCGCTGTTTGATTTCCGGATAGACGTCACCCATCATTTTTACCAGGGTCGGTACCAGCTTGTAGATAAACGGCTCGTGTATATCGAGCAGACGGCCGTGGCGGGCGGCGCGGCGAAGAATTCTTCGCAGTACATATCCCTGTTTCTCATTGGAGAGACCGCCGCCATCGGCGATGCAAAAAGTAAGGGCGCGAAGATGGTCGGCGATCACTCGGTGCGAGACACCTTTCTCGCCGGAATCATACATTTTCCCCGATAGCTCGGTAATATGATTCAGAATATCCTGAAACAGGTCGCTTTCATAGTTGGAGTGAGCGTTTTGCATTATTCCCGTGATTCTTTCCAGTCCGGCGCCGGTATCGACTGAGGGACGAGGCAGATTCTCGACCGTGCCGTCGGCTTTCTGATTATATTGCATGAAAACCAGGTTCCAGATTTCGGTGTAGCGGTCGCAAACGCAATTCACAAAACAGGTCGGTTTGCCGCAGCTGTATTTCTCCCCTCGATCATAA
This genomic interval carries:
- a CDS encoding SIS domain-containing protein, with product MNREERIELILREAEDSAQLRRKVAEALSGPLVDLAETISAVIGSGGKILICGNGGSAADSSHMAAEMIVRLTAQRNRQSLPAIALTADSAIVTAAANDFGFENVFVRQIQGLAHKGDMLFLISTSGNSANLLHAAETAREMGLITVALLGHTGGKLAALVDKKLVIPHHSVQRIQEEQIFLIHLLVELVESDLFG
- a CDS encoding geranylgeranylglyceryl/heptaprenylglyceryl phosphate synthase encodes the protein MKSVFEGLMKVRAERGAGFFLLLDPDRIAEKDIITLTEAAGDCEVDALLVGTSFMLCTNFHKIVREIKVHSSIPVIIFPGSHSQIAPDADAILFTSLISGRNPQYLIDEQVKGAPIIKEYGLEPIPTGYMLIESGRYTSVQHISQTFPIPSDKADIACAHALAAQYFGMKLVFMEAGSGTVESVPADMIAAVAEYVTIPIMVGGGIKRPEEAESKIIAGASFVVVGNQFEKDNDSALLREFTAAVHTQERVGI
- the alaS gene encoding alanine--tRNA ligase; amino-acid sequence: MRKSFVDYFKSKGHKEIQSSSVIPFDDPTILFANAGMNQFKDIFTGKKKAEQKRAVTVQKCMRAGGKHNDLENVGRTGRHQTFFEMLGNFSFGDYFKEEAITFGWEWVTRILQLPPDKLYATVYDNDDEAYALWEKIAPELKNGRILRFGKEDNYWSMGETGPNGPCSEIHYDRGEKYSCGKPTCFVNCVCDRYTEIWNLVFMQYNQKADGTVENLPRPSVDTGAGLERITGIMQNAHSNYESDLFQDILNHITELSGKMYDSGEKGVSHRVIADHLRALTFCIADGGGLSNEKQGYVLRRILRRAARHGRLLDIHEPFIYKLVPTLVKMMGDVYPEIKQRQEHIENVIRSEEESFGRTLDNGLELFDDIVGKLKSAGGRMIPGDEIFKLYDTYGFPVDLTAVMAEENGLTLDMTGFENAMSEQQEKSRTASQFDDTKGQEIQALMDILQKNETALNGRTEFERESLAVTGKIIEAVEVPGQTVNRLAVIPDKTPFYIEAGGQVSDQGMIKTERFKAKVAYLLKFNDAAVHVCDVFEKGYNKISQLRNIAAEMSIDSVRRWDIMRNHTATHLLHAALRQVLGDHVHQSGSYVGPDKLRFDFSHFKPMTADEIGEVEKIVNEKVLTGSPVLTVEDDLEKAKKSGAMAIFGEKYGSRVRVVSVDDFSRELCGGTHVDIVSQIGPFMITLETGIASGIRRIEAVTGRLALQKISEQKRSLIEIGRIVNRPIEELVDAIKDSNEKLLELQKENKKLKVEKFAGGAASVGQEIKIGNVTFRYHDFGRVEQDEMAGWIDSGKGADTPIISVAIGIIEDKKTYMSSAGNGVKVHIGNISRDILKQFGGRGGGKETFAQGTIPLDITADLIFKAVEEKLRQEMEKK